TGGTAGGATCGACCGTCAGACTGCTCCGCGGATTGTTCTTCGGGAGAAATCTCTAATTCTTGCTCCTTTCTTCATGCCTCTTCCTTTAGCTCTTCAATCTTCTCCAGACCTGAAATGACTCTAAAAAGACTAGACTAACTCGATAAAACAGTGAAAACAAGTTAGAAAGCATatatacaatgatgtcaaaaacaccatatatcatctACTTACAACGTCATGCCATTGATTACGAAGAAGTGTTTGCCCTTATCGCCAGAATAGAGACTGTTCGTGTTATCATTGCGTTGGTGGCATCCAATGGTTGGGAAGTTCACCATCTTGATGTCAAGACAGCGTTTTTGCACGTAGATTTGGCTGAAGAGGTTTATGTATCTCAACCTGATGGTTTCAAGATAAAGAGGAGCGAAGATAAGGTTTACAAACTTCATAAAGCTCTTTATGGTCTAAAACAAGTACCAAGAGCTTGGAACACCAAGTTGAAATTGATTCTTAAGGAGTTAAACTTTAGCAAACCCTCTCTCTTCAAGAAAAGAACGAATGGGCGTGATCTGTTGGTTGCTGTTTATGTAGATGAACTTTTGGTGACTGGGTCATGTGTGGAGATCATACGAGAGTTTAAAGCAGAGATGGCGGCAAAGTTTGAGATGACTGATCTTGGAAAGCTTACCTACTACCTAGGGATCGAAGTGGTCCAGTCTGAGTTTGTCAGTGTCTTAAAACAAGAAAAGTATGCGTTCAAGATACTAGAAGAAGCAGGGATGAATGAGTGTAATGCAGTCCAAGTACCAATGGATTCAAGCGTGAAACTTTCCAAggcagaagaggaagaagacgtcAACGAAACAGAGTTTAGGAAGAACATTGGGTGTCTCAAGTACTTGATTCATATGCATCGTGATCTTGGCTACATTGTAGGAGTTCTGAGTAGATATATGCATAGTCCTAAGGTTTCACACGCAGTGGCGTTAAAGCAAGTACTTAGGTACGTTCGAGGCAGCTGCTCTCTCGGCTTGTTCTATAAAAGAGAGCACAAGAAAGGGCTTGTAGGATATAGTGATAGCAGCTACAATGTAGATCCTAATGATAGAAGAAGTACGACCGGTTTTATATTCTACTGCAACGAGTGCCATGTGTCATGGTGTTCGATGAAACAAGAAATTGTGGCTCTGTCTTCGTGTGAGGCCGAGTTCATGGCAGCGACGGAGGCAGCTAAGCAAGTTATCTGGCTTCAAGAGCTTCTAGGAGAGATTGTGGATGAGCCTAACAAAGCAATGATACTGATCGACAACAAATCTGTTATTGCCTTGACTAAGAATCCAATATTTCATGGTAGGAGCAAGCATATACACAAACGGTTCCATTTTATTAGAGAATGTGTAGAAGATGGGCTTGTGGCCGTGAAACATGTAGCTGGTAAGGAGCAGAAGACTGATATTTTGACTAAGGCACTTGGGAGATGtaagttcaaagagatgagAGACTTCATTGGTGTTCAAGAagtgaaagaagaagacatcaagcttaagggggagaatgttgacTTAACTTAAGCTTGAAGTTAtcttattgttatcctaatgagtttaggatttgAATATCTTGTTTTGTAGTTATATCTAGTTAAGCttttcctaatgagtttaggaaactATGAATTGTTATATAAGAAGCTACCATGATGTGGTAGAGCTTAACGTGTGCTGAGagcttttagtttttgaggTTTTCTAAAAGCGATAAAGAGTTCTTGAGTTTGTGATTATTAAGTTTGGTCGTTGAGCTGCGATCGTATCTTTGGTTTCAATACATGGTTCGGGTGACAGAGTAGTGCCAGTGGGAGATGCCGAGGAGTTTGCAAAGATCATACCCAACCACAAGCTCGAGATTGTGAAGAAAGCTGATCATGGTTATACCAAGCACCAAAGTCTACTGGTTTCAGCTGTTATGGAGTTCATAAAGTGAGTCAATGAGAAGTAGTTGGGTTTTTCCTTTGTTAATTTTGATTGCTGGATGCATCGTTTACTTGACGAATGCTGAATTTACATGAAAGTTTTGGTCCATCACTGTCTACAATTTGCACGATTTCAATTGTGGGATAACTGCTTAATACGAGCTGCACGAGATAACTGTGACAAAATAATTCAGAATGTACTCATTTACTTACTGAACCACGTTTTACTTGAACAAACATTTAACTTATGCAAAAACATAATGAACATATAAATACGAAAAGGTTTTTTACTTATTCAGTTATGAGAtctatatagatatatattgaCTTTGGAGCTGTGTGGATGTAGATAGGCCATGGTAAAAGGCACAGTCTGTGGCAACGATATACGGAATTAAGGAACAGGGCATGCCTCAatgttccaaatctctttggcATACTGAGCTATTGTCCGGTCGCTGCTGAACTTTCCTGATCCGGCTGTGCTCATTATCGACATCTTCAGCCACCTCTTCCGGTCCCTGTCAGAACACATTATGGTCAAATTTTCACATTATAAGAACTTGAGTGAGCTTATGAATGGTTAAGTTGGGGGTGTAAGAGAGATGGACTTACTTGTAAGCTTCATCAACTTTGGCCTGAGCATCCATGTAGCTCGCAAAGTCATACCCAACCAGGAAGTAATCACCACGTCCATAACCTGTGTTTCCCTCAAGAGAATCCAGGAGCGGACCGTAGTCGTAGGTTCCAAACACTCCACTTTTGGCAAACTGCTTCGCCTCTTCAAATCGAGGATCTGGTTTGAACTGATAAGTTTGGACAAAAACGTTTCATGTTAGAACAAGTGCAGAAGCACATGATGATTTCATTTTTAAGGCTATTCATGGTATTGGTTGATCCattgagaaaaaaaagtttctgtGGAGGATTAAAGGAGAGAGTAACATACGAGTCCGTCTTCTCTTTCTTTACGCAGACGAGGGACCTGATCGGCTGTTGCACcgaaaagaaagaaattttcTTCGCCAATCTCCTCTCTTATCTCCACATTAGCCCCATCAAGTGTTCCTATGATAAGGCAACCATTGAGAGCGAATTTCATATTGCTTGTACCACTTGCCTCCATGCCTGCTGTGCTGATGTGCTGAGAAAGCTCACTTCCGGGTATAAGCATCTCTGCTACAGTCACATTGTAGTTTGGAACAAATACAACCTGGAGATGCAAATCATCATTTATAGTTACttcagaaggaaaaaaaaacatgttcagAACAATAAAAGGAGCAACAGCGGTTCATTGCATTTGTATCCGCATGGCTACGGTAAGAACGCTTCACTCTCGGAAAGGAGTGTCTTATAGCACTAAGACTTAACCAGAAGAGACGCAAACATGTGTTATATTGACATTTAACAGATCAATAGCTTTTCTCAGGCACGCAATCATTATCAAGCAAGCAAGCATCGTGCTTGGCTACCTTTGAGTTGCATGTAAAACGTTTCTAAGATGACTCACCTTCAGGTATTCGTTGACCTCTGGATCGCTGTTAACAACGTCGCCCACGTCATTCACTAGCTTCACAATCCGTTTTGCGTTTGTATAGGTTGCAAAGGCTTTACCCCCAATCATGACAGTACGAGGAGTTGTTTTCTTCCTTTCCTCAGGCTTCATCTCCTGTAACATTCAGTTGCAGAAAATAATGCCATACAAGTATTATATACATTGCCTAATATTAGATCTGTCTCCTCAGTTAAGGCATCAATGAAGCTTTCTGAGCTTTAACGTATACGAAACTTCAGATTtctgttttgaaaaattttGCGCAAAGGAAAGGGATTATCCTGAAGTTtcttaaacatatttttgaatttttctaccTTAAGGTCACAACTAAAACCAAATCCGGAAAGATAGTTAAGCCAACTATACCTTTAGTTTCTTGAATCTGTATATTACTCCGAGAATGTTCATAAGCTGCCTCTTGTATTCGTGGATACGTTTAACTTGTATGTCAAACAAGCTGTTTGTATCAATACTCACACCAGTCacacgctctatatactgagcCAAACGTTGCTTATTGGCCGCCTTTGCAGAAGCCCACTCAGATTGGAGTTCTTCATTGTCGGCAAACTTGCAGAACAAAAATAACATCAGAAAGATAAGATTAAACCTCATTGCAGATTTAGTTCTCAAGTAAATAAACATCAGACCTGCCGAAGACCAGTTAATAGGTCAAGATCGGTGATCCATTTGTCAGTCTTCAACCATTTTGTGATTATATCACTGAGCTCAGGGCTGCAGAAACGAAGCCACCTTCGAGGTGTGATGCCATTAGTCTTGTTTTGAAACTTGTTTGGCCAAATAGAGACATAGTCAGCGAATAACTCATCCTTTAAGATATCACTATGCAACTGAGCAACGCCATTCACCTGCAAAAGCACCCCCATAATGACCccttgaaacaaacaaaaaacgaCTAATTTGTTTCTGCGAATTGTGAAGAAAGATGGCTCAAACTTGAAAGAGGGACCCCTTACTGTGTGCGACGATACAACACATAAGTTAGCCATTCTTACAACTGGCTTCTGCGGATTGTGATCTAAGATGCTCAAACTTGAAAGCTTATCCTCGAGATCTACCCGCGTACTTCGAATAGTTTGCACAAACTGCAGAAAGGTATATGTCCAATTATTGCAACAGATTATACAAACAAGAATATTGTAAATGTTCAGAAAAGTACCCTTTTATCAATTTCTTCTATGATCTCCATATGACGAGGAAGAAGCTTCCACATCAAAGATTGTGACCATTTCTCCAAGGCTTCAGGAAGGACAGTGTGATTGGTGTAAGCAACGGTCCTGTAAACATTAAAAGTAAGTCCCAATAGAAAGAGTGGAAATTTTTGTCTGCAAAGATGAGTGGTTAAATGCATAAATGTCATACTTTGATGTCACATCCCAAGCTTCATCCCATCCAAGTCCATTGTCATCCATTAGCAATCGCATGAGCTCAGGAATTGCAAGAGTGGGGTGTGTGTCATTCATTTGAACAGCAACTTTACTTGGAAACTCTGACCATTTCCGGCTGCCTTCGCCGGTGCTCCTCTCGTTAAATCTTGATATAATATCCTGCAATAGGTTTCCATATTACGAAGTTATGgcttaaaaatgaagaatgtgaaAGCAACCTAAAACCAAATTTACAAACCTGAAGCGAAGCACTGCAGAGAAAGAACTGCTGTTTCAACCGTAGTAACTTTCCATTCTCGGTGGCATCCCCTGGATATAACACGGTGCAAATCTGCATACACATAAATTCATAGttatagaaaaagaaacaaGGCAATTAAAAAAAGGTGGAGTTCATgaagaaatgaaaatttatatataaaacctGTTGAGCACGAGAATGTAGCTGTGCAGCCAATTCATATTCTCCTTCGTTGAACTGAAAAAGGTCAAGGTCCTCCGCTCTGGCTTTTGCTTCCCAGAGGCGGAGACTGATTGTGTTCTTGGTTTTGAATCCTGGGATTGGCACATCATAAGCAAGAGCTTGTACAACATCACCGCCTACCCACTTCCTTCTGAAAATTGGTCAATTGATCCATTGAAATGGTTAATATCAAGCTCAACAAAAAGTCAGCTACTATA
The window above is part of the Brassica napus cultivar Da-Ae chromosome C3, Da-Ae, whole genome shotgun sequence genome. Proteins encoded here:
- the LOC106352743 gene encoding alpha-glucan phosphorylase 2, cytosolic; translated protein: MANANGKAATGVSEKVSEKANPEANEATEIAGNIIYHAKYSPHFSPLKFGPEQALYATAESLRDRLIQLWNETYLHFHKVDPKQTYYLSMEYLQGRALTNAIGNLDLKGPYADALRKLGYELEEIAEQEKDAALGNGGLGRLASCFLDSMATLNLPAWGYGLRYRHGLFKQLITKKGQEEVAEDWLEKFSPWEIVRHDVVFPVRFFGHVQINPDGSRKWVGGDVVQALAYDVPIPGFKTKNTISLRLWEAKARAEDLDLFQFNEGEYELAAQLHSRAQQICTVLYPGDATENGKLLRLKQQFFLCSASLQDIISRFNERSTGEGSRKWSEFPSKVAVQMNDTHPTLAIPELMRLLMDDNGLGWDEAWDVTSKTVAYTNHTVLPEALEKWSQSLMWKLLPRHMEIIEEIDKRFVQTIRSTRVDLEDKLSSLSILDHNPQKPVVRMANLCVVSSHTVNGVAQLHSDILKDELFADYVSIWPNKFQNKTNGITPRRWLRFCSPELSDIITKWLKTDKWITDLDLLTGLRQFADNEELQSEWASAKAANKQRLAQYIERVTGVSIDTNSLFDIQVKRIHEYKRQLMNILGVIYRFKKLKEMKPEERKKTTPRTVMIGGKAFATYTNAKRIVKLVNDVGDVVNSDPEVNEYLKVVFVPNYNVTVAEMLIPGSELSQHISTAGMEASGTSNMKFALNGCLIIGTLDGANVEIREEIGEENFFLFGATADQVPRLRKEREDGLFKPDPRFEEAKQFAKSGVFGTYDYGPLLDSLEGNTGYGRGDYFLVGYDFASYMDAQAKVDEAYKDRKRWLKMSIMSTAGSGKFSSDRTIAQYAKEIWNIEACPVP